In Myripristis murdjan chromosome 9, fMyrMur1.1, whole genome shotgun sequence, the following proteins share a genomic window:
- the castor1 gene encoding cytosolic arginine sensor for mTORC1 subunit 1, producing MDLHILDHRLRVTSISKNGLVNFTHPLIKLIFLRNRTRCKFFSLTETPENYTVVLDEEGFKELQPSEHLQVESSVWLPLNVVSNGNASSSSQAVGVTKIAKSVIAPLAQQHVSVFMLSTYQTDFILVREKDLSVVISTLEEEFNIYREVGGESVPVHCQDVHNGLQKNGKEAIQPTVHPVLIPQNQFCVMSLDPDTLPSIATTLIDVLFYSSSPKEGAQSTPSQDLDCIKFFSFSLIDGYISLVMDTEAQRQFPADLLFTSSSGELWRMVRIGGQPLGFDECGIVAQISQPLADSDISAYYISTFSFDHALVPEEDIVSVTDMLKHQRKESAPT from the exons ATGGACTTGCACATATTGGACCACAGGCTACGGGTCACCAGTATATCCAAGAACGGGCTGGTGAATTTCACACACCCGCTGATTAAATTGATTTTTCTCCGCAACAGAACACG ATGCAAGTTTTTCAGTCTGACCGAGACGCCCGAGAACTACACAGTTGTCCTTGATGAGGAAGGATTCAAAG AGCTCCAGCCGTCAGAGCACCTCCAGGTGGAGAGCTCCGTCTGGCTTCCCCTCAACGTCGTCTCCAACGGCAACGCCTCCAGCAGCTCCCAGGCCGTGGGCGTCACCAAGATCGCCAAGTCGGTCATCGCCCCGTTGGCCCAGCAGCATGTGTCCGTCTTCATGCTCTCCACCTACCAGACGGACTTCATCCTG gtgagagagaaagacctgTCTGTAGTCatcagcactctggaggaggagtttAACATCTACagagaggtgggaggagagtCTGTCCCCGTGCACTGTCAGGACGTTCACAACGGCCTGCAGAAGAACGGCAAAGAAG CAATCCAGCCCACGGTTCACCCGGTGCTGATCCCACAGAACCAGTTCTGTGTGATGTCTCTGGACCCGGATACGCTGCCGTCTATTGCCACCACCCTGATCGACGTCCTCTTCTACTCCAGCAG TCCTAAGGAGGGCGCGCAGTCGACCCCCAGCCAGGACCTGGACTGTATCAagttcttctccttctccctcatcGACGGTTACATCTCGTTGGTGATGGACACCGAGGCTCAGAGACA ATTCCCTGCTGATCTTCTCTTCACCAGCTCCTCTGGGGAGCTGTGGAGGATGGTGCGCATTGGGGGACAGCCTCTGGGCTTTG ATGAGTGCGGTATTGTTGCCCAGATATCTCAACCCCTCGCTGACAGCGACATCTCGGCCTATTACATAAGCACCTTCAGCTTTGACCATGCACTG